The following coding sequences lie in one Rutidosis leptorrhynchoides isolate AG116_Rl617_1_P2 chromosome 6, CSIRO_AGI_Rlap_v1, whole genome shotgun sequence genomic window:
- the LOC139852703 gene encoding cold-regulated 413 inner membrane protein 2, chloroplastic-like isoform X2 yields the protein MLTLTQTLSPSLSPLLRRENHRVHSHCHTSSVHLYRPTSFHTYNPLRCNLGKMQKRKLGFGAVCSSPPVTPTNLQWICTISSAVLMFAKGTAIQKSFLVPFLALQAPATLVSWIKGEYGIWTAFLALLVRLFFYIPGELELPFIALLMVIVLPYQIANLRGRQEGVALSLVIAAFLAFQHFTRLGNLRRAFDQGSIIATLAILCVVAVPCLLLI from the exons ATGTTAACTCTGACACAAACTCTCTCACCCTCACTCTCACCACTTCTCCGTCGCGAAAACCACCGCGTTCACTCTCACTGTCATACTTCCTCCGTACATCTTTATCGTCCAACTTCATTTCACACATATAACCCCCTCAG ATGTAATTTGGGGAAGATGCAAAAACGGAAGTTAGGGTTTGGTGCTGTGTGTTCTTCTCCTCCTGTTACTCCAACTAATCTTCAATGGATCTGCACTATATCATCTGC GGTTTTGATGTTTGCAAAAGGCACCGCGATTCAGAAATCATTTCTTGTTCCCTTTTTAGCTCTACAAGCACCTGCAACCCTTGTGTCATGGATCAA GGGTGAATATGGAATCTGGACAGCATTCTTGGCACTTTTAGTTCGCCTTTTCTTCTACATACCTG GTGAATTGGAGTTGCCGTTTATAGCACTTCTAATGGTTATTGTATTGCCTTACCAAATTGCAAACTTAAG GGGAAGACAAGAAGGGGTTGCTCTTTCTCTGGTTATTGCAGCGTTTCTTGCTTTTCAGCATTTCACACGACTAGGAAACTTAAGGAGGGCGTTTGACCAAGGTTCAATCATCGCCACCTTAGCCATACTATGCGTTGTTGCTGTGCCATGCTTGCTTTTAATCTGA
- the LOC139852703 gene encoding cold-regulated 413 inner membrane protein 2, chloroplastic-like isoform X1: MLTLTQTLSPSLSPLLRRENHRVHSHCHTSSVHLYRPTSFHTYNPLRSIVESRCNLGKMQKRKLGFGAVCSSPPVTPTNLQWICTISSAVLMFAKGTAIQKSFLVPFLALQAPATLVSWIKGEYGIWTAFLALLVRLFFYIPGELELPFIALLMVIVLPYQIANLRGRQEGVALSLVIAAFLAFQHFTRLGNLRRAFDQGSIIATLAILCVVAVPCLLLI; encoded by the exons ATGTTAACTCTGACACAAACTCTCTCACCCTCACTCTCACCACTTCTCCGTCGCGAAAACCACCGCGTTCACTCTCACTGTCATACTTCCTCCGTACATCTTTATCGTCCAACTTCATTTCACACATATAACCCCCTCAG GAGTATTGTGGAAAGTAGATGTAATTTGGGGAAGATGCAAAAACGGAAGTTAGGGTTTGGTGCTGTGTGTTCTTCTCCTCCTGTTACTCCAACTAATCTTCAATGGATCTGCACTATATCATCTGC GGTTTTGATGTTTGCAAAAGGCACCGCGATTCAGAAATCATTTCTTGTTCCCTTTTTAGCTCTACAAGCACCTGCAACCCTTGTGTCATGGATCAA GGGTGAATATGGAATCTGGACAGCATTCTTGGCACTTTTAGTTCGCCTTTTCTTCTACATACCTG GTGAATTGGAGTTGCCGTTTATAGCACTTCTAATGGTTATTGTATTGCCTTACCAAATTGCAAACTTAAG GGGAAGACAAGAAGGGGTTGCTCTTTCTCTGGTTATTGCAGCGTTTCTTGCTTTTCAGCATTTCACACGACTAGGAAACTTAAGGAGGGCGTTTGACCAAGGTTCAATCATCGCCACCTTAGCCATACTATGCGTTGTTGCTGTGCCATGCTTGCTTTTAATCTGA